GCCAATGGGTGGTCTCAATGTGCTTTGCCTTGTTTCGATGTTCGACTGCTCCTGCCATCCAACAGGGTGATGCAACAGATGTCTCAACTTCCCCTCTCGGACTAGCTGGTCCAAGTGGTTTTTCAGATTCTTGCAATCATCGGTGGTGTGGCCCGGCTCTTGGTGATACTTGCAATACAGATTTTGGTTACGTTTCACGAGGTCGCCTGCCATCTTGCTTGGCCATTGAAAGAACGATTCGTTCTTCACTTTCTCTAGGATCTTATGTaatggttctcggaacacagcatggactgcctGTGCCCTTGTGGATCCAGATTGCTCCAAGTAATCCTTTCTCGGCCGGGTACTGTTGTTAAAgcggtccgacctgaagtcccttctctcctgagggacaaccttcgctttGCCCTTTTTCGTTTGTTGGTCTTCTTCGACTCTCTTGTACTTGTCGATTCTatccatgagttggcgcacgctAGTGACCGGTTTCCCAATCAGGGACTTTCTTAAACCATGCTCTGTCGGCAGGCCCCTCTTGAATGTGCTAATGGCGACGTTATCGTAATTtccctctatctcattatacatttcccaATATCTGTCTGAGTAGGCCTTTAGGGTCTctccttctcgcatggacaaggacaggAGGGAATCTAAGGGCCAAGGGACTCTGCTGCTAGTTATGAAGCAAGAATCGAAAACCTGTGTCAACTGCTTAAAAGAGTTTATGGAGTTTGGCTTGAGGCcatcgaaccatctcatcgccatgggtCCCAAGCTGGATGAAAACACTTTGCGCATCAACCCCTCGTCCCTGGAATGGATGGCCATCCTCTGGTTAAACTGGCTTACGTGCTCTACTGGGTCCGTCCGACCATTATATATAGCAAAAGCGGGTTGgtggaaccgccgaggaagctCAGGCCCCTCTATCCTACGCGTGAAGGGCGACTGGGAGATACGGTCCAGGGCCTTACTCAGGGCGTCGTTTGCTAGGCCCTAgtaagatgggcttttgtggCCGCGTTTACGAGGTTGTTCTTCCTcataggaaaaggtttcacttggcgGGGTTCTCGATCTCCGCCTGTACTCATTGTCCTCCTCATCGCTAGTGTCCGAACTTGGGGAAGGACGCTTTCACTGCGCTCGGCGTAATTTCTTCTTGAAGTTGTTGATTTCTTGCTGTAGATCCCTATGATCGTTTCACTTATGGGATGCGTGACCTTTCCCTTTTGAGCGACTTCTGCTCGTGTGGGAGGTGTTTACACTACCCTCTCGTTGCTTGTCTTGATTTCTCTCCCGTTCGAGGTTCAAGAAGTTGTCTTGCCGTTGGGAGTCTCCGTGTCCCGTTTGGCGCagacctgatccttccatttctaaCAGTTTCACTTGTCGAGGCAcgagttcttcccacagacggcgccaattgtagggtcacaatttgggGTCCAGGCCTAACAGTTATGGGGTTCTGGCCCAAGgagccctagacaatgaatttgtagagagcgggttacagaactaggccctaacaAAGTGCGTATTAGTTAACATTGGGCCATACAACACTTGAAAATAAGAAAGTCTCCTTCCTGTCCATTAGATATACGGTCCGAGGAGGCGTAGAGGATGTATCTCTATCTCTGATCAAAGGCTATGGTCTTCACCTTCTCCTTCTGTTCTAAGTTCCTCCTTTTTCTCGGTCCCTctcttcatggggactcccctctcttatatagccccTTGAAAGTCAtcagaaccttacacttgttgatcatctggaccttcacttgagtagccatcccatcggacatctcccCCATCTTTCCGTGAGTTGTagtagccaaggtaacactgttcgcaagtcctctccacattaatgcggccagaaaagtaactgtcatgcatttaatgtggcagctgtaGTCTCTCCATCGATATCCTACACTTTCTTCCCTTTTACGggcttgtgggactcatccCTGCTACTAATACTCGTTGGAGCAAATCTTTATTGCTGGcagagtgcatgtttgagccatatttggtacgtctgaggagaca
This genomic stretch from Quercus lobata isolate SW786 chromosome 3, ValleyOak3.0 Primary Assembly, whole genome shotgun sequence harbors:
- the LOC115980979 gene encoding uncharacterized protein LOC115980979; translation: MAMRWFDGLKPNSINSFKQLTQVFDSCFITSSRVPWPLDSLLSLSMREGETLKAYSDRYWEMYNEIEGNYDNVAISTFKRGLPTEHGLRKSLIGKPVTSVRQLMDRIDKYKRVEEDQQTKKGKAKVVPQERRDFRSDRFNNSTRPRKDYLEQSGSTRAQAVHAVFREPLHKILEKVKNESFFQWPSKMAGDLVKRNQNLYCKYHQEPGHTTDDCKNLKNHLDQLVREGKLRHLLHHPVGWQEQSNIETRQSTLRPPIGMINVILAAPGRTSSHPFRVMSVGRLPAEADNRESKRARGMATPLIGFSNEDKLGPSNSTMIT